The proteins below are encoded in one region of Leishmania major strain Friedlin complete genome, chromosome 7:
- a CDS encoding pitrilysin-like metalloprotease, which yields MLRRSVRCLSLRTSRREDLVFRSMHGFTLLKIRRIDDLHLVAYEMEHVRTGALYYHIDVEDNNNTFCIGFRTPAENNKGTSHVLEHTTLCGSKKYPVRDPFFMMLKRSLSSFMNAMTGSDYTLYPFSTTNRKDFQNLLDVYLDAVLHPLLREEDFKQEGHRVELEDKSSDSEDAAAQPAKRTRRLINNGVVFNEMRGVVSDPSNHFVHSLMRTMLPHTHYTYISGGYPPDILGLSYDELLSFQRRHYHPSNSITFTYGNLHPESHMEALNSYFADFERAAPVLVPTLADQHRFTEPQLVHLEGPLDAMGNPLRQKRVAVSYAVPKANNKLEDVVALSVLDSLLSSGPSSPMFKNLIESQIGSKYAPMQGYAFYLSSPIITYGVAGMDEERTDAEAEVLQAVESALRSVQRDGFDERRVRSVIFQEELQHRHRSADYGLNTCTGLCAMGLCRAQNNPLDFINWLPHLQRLADDNAASLLPRIETHLLSNPHRAVVSVSARKEYLNRLQDQLKEADEAVNASATEADKDRVEKETKEGLQRLRAPQPHDVLPTLRIEDIPTESFAEPVPCRSSLSSTNGQVYTITHPTNGLVYVHGLIPFNTSLTSAMEHGELGQVPQNIMLLESLIGRTGAGKLSYKDHSIAVKLSCSGFGFEPLLNESYLHKSTTITGTSYSFYTTKEKLKEALDLLSVTLLEPRFSADDTDVYSRALSNLKMACSSVIQSLQAEGNRYAVIRAVGELTRRGELREHWWGLSQSTHASEMLEKLQGCPEVSRETVSALLDNYAVFAQEMATDMSRSLVWATCEDAHREEVERMLKEFLDAFPRTDSAARTHLFLPPCSTEKGVQQIIKKLPIDTSFVGLAMPNKLKWESPDQARVRVGCTLLCNEYLHRRVREEGGAYGSNCTATLHGEVGGVSMSSYRDPSPELTAKAFLEAGDWLSDRKNVTAERVSEAKLRLFSSIDSPYAADSYGEAYFYNDLRQDTKQALRDALLSVTAEDVVNVAHYFTPQSTTIISILQPAGESSDPAAVPPEAS from the coding sequence ATGCTGCGCAGATCCGTACGATGTctctcgctgcgcacgagcAGGCGCGAAGACCTCGTCTTCAGAAGCATGCACGGCTTCACGCTGCTCAAGATCCGGCGCATCGATGACCTGCACCTCGTGGCGTACGAAATGGAGCACGTCCGCACCGGCGCTCTCTACTACCACATCGACGTGGAGGACAATAACAACACCTTCTGCATTGGCTTCCGAACACCGGCGGAGAACAACAAGGGCACTTCCCACGTGCTGGAGCACACAACGCTATGCGGCAGCAAGAAGTATCCGGTGCGGGATCCGTTCTTCATGATGCTCAAGCGCTCCCTTAGTTCTTTTATGAACGCCATGACCGGGTCCGACTACACGCTGTATCCCTTCTCGACTACCAATCGCAAGGACTTCCAAAACCTTCTCGACGTCTACCTCGACGCCGTCCTCCACCCGTTGCTGCGAGAGGAGGACTTCAAGCAGGAGGGTCACCGAGTGGAACTCGAGGACAAGTCGTCGGACAGcgaagacgccgctgcgcagccggcgAAGCGCACTCGCCGGCTTATCAACAACGGCGTCGTTTTCAACGAGATGCGCGGCGTTGTGTCGGATCCCAGCAACCACTTTGTGCACTCGCTGATGCGCACCAtgctgccgcacacacactacaCCTACATATCCGGCGGCTACCCGCCCGACATTCTGGGCCTCAGCTACGACGAGCTCCTGTCCTTCCAGAGGCGCCACTACCACCCAAGCAACAGCATCACCTTCACATACGGCAACCTGCACCCTGAGTCACACATGGAAGCGTTGAACTCGTACTTTGCGGACTTCGAGCGCGCGGCACCGGTCTTAGTGCCGACGCTGGCGGACCAGCACCGTTTCACGGAGCCCCAGCTCGTGCACCTGGAGGGGCCGCTGGATGCCATGGGCAACCCGCTGCGGCAGAAGCGAGTTGCCGTTTCCTACGCGGTACCAAAGGCGAATAATAAGTTGGAGGATGTTGTGGCGCTCAGCGTGCTGGACAGCCTTCTCTCTAGCGGTCCCAGCTCCCCCATGTTCAAGAACCTGATCGAGTCGCAGATTGGCAGCAAGTACGCTCCGATGCAGGGGTACGCCTTCTATCTGTCCTCCCCGATTATCACCTATGGCGTGGCTGGCATGGATGAGGAGCGGACAGACGCAGAGGctgaggtgctgcaggctgTGGAGTCTGCGCTCCGCTCCGTGCAGAGGGACGGCTTCGACGAGCGACGCGTGCGCTCCGTCATCTTTCaggaagagctgcagcaccgtcaccgaTCTGCCGACTACGGGCTCAACACGTGCACAGGCCTGTGTGCGATGGGACTGTGCCGGGCGCAGAACAACCCGCTGGACTTTATCAACTGGCTGCCACACCTCCAGCGGCTGGCGGACGACAAtgcagcgtcgctgctgccgcgcatcGAAACGCACCTGCTGAGCAACCCCcaccgcgccgtcgtgtCCGTGTCAGCCAGGAAGGAGTATCTGAACAGGCTGCAGGACCAACTGAAGGAAGCGGATGAGGCGGTGAACGCGTCGGCGACCGAGGCCGACAAAGACCGAGTGGAGAAGGAGACAAAGGAGGGGCTCCAACGCCTccgcgcgccgcagccgcacgaTGTGCTGCCCACGCTGCGCATCGAGGACATCCCCACCGAGTCGTTTGCGGAGCCCGTGCCGTGTCGCAGCTCTCTCTCGAGCACCAACGGCCAGGTGTACACAATCACGCACCCAACGAATGGCCTCGTGTACGTGCATGGGCTCATCCCTTTCAACACCTCTCTCACCAGTGCGATGGAGCACGGGGAGCTGGGGCAGGTGCCGCAGAACATAATGCTGCTCGAGTCGCTGATCGGTCGCACCGGTGCCGGCAAGCTCTCCTACAAAGACCACTCCATTGCAGTGAAGCTGTCGTGCAGCGGGTTCGGATTTGAGCCGCTGCTTAACGAGTCGTACTTGCACAAGAGCACCACTATCACCGGCACTAGCTACAGCTTCTACACCACCAAGGAAaagctgaaggaggcgctggactTGTTGAGCGTGACACTGCTGGAGCCGCGCTTCAGCGCCGACGACACCGATGTCTACTCCCGTGCGCTGTCGAATCTCAAGATGGCATGCTCGTCGGTGATCCAGTCTCTGCAGGCAGAGGGCAACCGCTACGCCGTCATCCGCGCTGTGGGGGAGCTCACCcggcgcggcgagctgcgcgAACACTGGTGGGGGCTGTCCCAGTCCACGCACGCGTCGGAGATGCTCGAGAAGCTTCAGGGGTGCCCGGAAGTGAGTCGGGAGACCGtgagcgcgctgctggacaACTACGCCGTCTTTGCGCAGGAGATGGCGACTGACATGTCGCGCAGTCTCGTTTGGGCGACGTGCGAGGACGCGCACCGCGAGGAGGTTGAGCGGATGCTAAAGGAGTTCCTCGACGCGTTCCCGCGGACGGACtctgccgcgcgcacgcacctgtTTCTGCCACCATGCTCCACAGAGAAGGGGGTTCAGCAGATCATCAAGAAGCTGCCTATCGACACGTCCTTTGTGGGCCTGGCCATGCCGAACAAGTTAAAGTGGGAGAGTCCCGACCAGGCACGGGTGCGGGTGGGCTGCACCCTGCTCTGCAACGAGTACTTGCACCGCCGTGtgcgagaggagggcggcgcgtACGGCTCCAACTGCACCGCCACGCTCCACGGTGAGGTGGGCGGCGTCTCGATGTCAAGCTACCGCGACCCCAGCCCGGAGCTCACCGCCAAAGCCTTCCTTGAGGCTGGCGATTGGCTCAGCGACCGGAAGAACGTCACGGCCGAGCGCGTAAGcgaggcgaagctgcgcctcttctcctccatCGACTCTCCGTATGCAGCGGACTCGTACGGTGAGGCGTACTTCTATAATGATCTGCGACAGGACACGAAGCAGGCCTTGCGCGATGCCCTGCTTTCCGTGACGGCAGAGGACGTTGTGAATGTGGCCCACTACTTCACGCCTCAatccaccaccatcatcagCATTCTCCAACCCGCAGGCGAGTCGAGCGATCCGGCCGCGGTGCCACCCGAGGCATCGTAG